In a genomic window of Tissierella sp. Yu-01:
- a CDS encoding ABC transporter permease, with protein MVKWFKDKWTNEQIFSISIAFLIMVVLQTVVLGFDYDSVGSWFNSWLNNWINILRNNAGVGIVSLGMTFVIISGGIDLAVGSTLVATGAVIMMFLDTGPKGILGTIGLTGVPAFGITIILAIILGYILGTGIGLLITKGKIPPFIATLGAMKIFRSVTQHFMQGYNPTVPTGFLQISNFRIGNLMLMPIIYWLIIAAILYYVSKRTIFGRQVIAVGSNERAAKLSGVNVERVKRKVYSLMGVLVAIAAIIQVSRIGSMDFANAGSGNEMDAIAAAVVGGTSMSGGRGTIIGTVLGMLIIAVMNNLLNLFGVPPFLREAFKGLIVVCAVLLQRKEKS; from the coding sequence ATGGTGAAATGGTTTAAAGACAAATGGACTAATGAGCAGATTTTTAGCATATCAATAGCTTTTTTGATAATGGTTGTTTTACAGACAGTGGTTTTAGGCTTTGATTATGATTCTGTTGGAAGTTGGTTTAATTCCTGGCTAAACAATTGGATTAATATACTCAGAAACAATGCAGGAGTTGGAATTGTGTCTTTGGGCATGACTTTTGTCATTATATCAGGTGGCATTGATTTAGCAGTAGGCTCAACTTTGGTAGCAACAGGTGCTGTAATTATGATGTTTTTGGATACAGGTCCTAAGGGGATATTGGGTACTATAGGATTAACAGGAGTACCTGCCTTTGGTATAACAATAATTCTTGCAATTATTTTAGGATATATACTTGGTACAGGAATCGGATTGTTGATCACTAAGGGAAAGATACCGCCATTTATTGCTACTTTAGGTGCAATGAAGATATTTAGAAGTGTTACTCAACACTTCATGCAAGGATATAATCCTACTGTACCTACAGGATTCTTGCAAATCTCCAACTTCAGGATAGGAAATCTAATGTTAATGCCTATAATATACTGGCTTATTATAGCTGCAATACTGTATTATGTATCTAAGAGAACTATTTTTGGTCGTCAGGTAATAGCAGTGGGTTCCAATGAAAGGGCTGCAAAACTATCTGGTGTAAATGTTGAAAGAGTAAAAAGAAAGGTATATTCCCTAATGGGAGTCTTGGTTGCTATAGCAGCTATTATTCAGGTTTCAAGGATAGGATCCATGGACTTTGCCAACGCTGGCAGTGGTAATGAAATGGATGCAATAGCGGCAGCTGTTGTTGGTGGTACTAGCATGAGCGGTGGAAGAGGTACTATTATTGGAACTGTATTAGGTATGCTTATTATAGCTGTTATGAATAATTTACTCAATTTATTTGGTGTACCACCCTTTTTAAGGGAAGCTTTTAAGGGATTGATTGTAGTCTGTGCAGTTCTTCTTCAGAGGAAGGAAAAATCTTAG
- a CDS encoding Gfo/Idh/MocA family oxidoreductase, with translation MLNIGIIGCGKIAQVRHIPEYLGNENCEVIGYYDRTFSRAEGLVKKYGGIAYRSYEELLEDEDIDIVSVCVANHLHAEITIAALKSGKHVLCEKPMATTLDDCEAMVKAAGETGKKLLIGHNQLLTPAHRKAKELIDSGLIGDIVTFKTTFGHEGPETWSINPGPDTWFFDKDTAVMGAMADLGVHKTDLIQFLTGQKIVETTARLSTLDKRDANGSLIGVDDNAFCIYKMKNGIMGTMTASWTYYGPEDNSTVLYGTKGIMRIYDDPNYSIKVMLKNGEKILYDIEAIQTNDNQTKSGVIDLFIESILENKESELSCHNGLSSMRAIFASIESSNTGRCIQINQE, from the coding sequence ATGTTAAATATCGGAATCATTGGGTGTGGAAAAATTGCTCAGGTTAGGCATATACCTGAATATTTAGGTAATGAGAATTGTGAGGTTATAGGGTATTATGATAGGACCTTTAGCAGGGCAGAAGGTTTGGTTAAAAAATATGGTGGCATTGCCTATAGAAGTTATGAAGAGCTTTTAGAAGATGAAGATATTGATATTGTCAGTGTTTGTGTAGCAAATCATTTACACGCAGAGATTACAATAGCAGCACTTAAGTCAGGAAAGCATGTACTCTGTGAAAAGCCCATGGCTACAACCTTAGATGATTGTGAGGCTATGGTTAAGGCAGCTGGTGAAACAGGAAAGAAGCTATTAATAGGACATAATCAATTGCTAACCCCAGCTCATAGGAAGGCTAAGGAACTTATAGACAGTGGACTTATTGGTGATATAGTCACATTTAAAACTACTTTTGGACATGAGGGGCCTGAAACTTGGAGCATTAATCCAGGACCAGATACATGGTTCTTTGATAAAGATACAGCTGTAATGGGAGCCATGGCGGACTTGGGAGTCCATAAGACTGATTTAATACAGTTTCTAACAGGTCAGAAAATAGTAGAGACTACAGCTAGGCTTTCAACTCTGGATAAAAGAGATGCCAATGGAAGCCTTATTGGTGTTGATGATAATGCTTTTTGTATTTACAAGATGAAGAATGGAATCATGGGAACTATGACTGCAAGTTGGACCTATTATGGTCCAGAGGATAATAGCACAGTGCTTTATGGAACAAAGGGAATTATGAGGATTTATGATGATCCTAATTACTCCATAAAGGTAATGCTAAAGAACGGAGAAAAAATACTTTATGATATAGAAGCTATTCAGACTAATGATAATCAGACTAAGTCAGGTGTTATAGACTTATTTATAGAATCAATTTTGGAAAATAAAGAATCTGAATTATCTTGCCACAATGGATTAAGCTCTATGAGAGCAATATTTGCAAGTATTGAATCATCCAATACTGGAAGGTGCATACAAATAAATCAAGAATAG
- a CDS encoding sugar phosphate isomerase/epimerase has product MKLGFVSAILDGYSFEKLIDTASELGYSCVEMACWPKGGAERRYAGVSHIDVDDLTDEKAKYINDYCKERNIEISSLAFYPNTIGNNMEMRNANVSHLYKVIAASRKLGVNMVTTFIGRDQEKCVEENIKLFKEVWIDIIDYAEEKGVKIAIENCPMLFDNNQWPGGQNLFTSPRIWKKLFEIAPNKNFGINYDPSHFIWQMMDYISPIYEFKDRIFHVHFKDIKLYPEKLKEVGIMAYPLDYMSPKLPGLGDVDWGAYVSALNDIGYRGYACVEVEDRAFEDSEEGIIDSLKLSKRYLEQFMI; this is encoded by the coding sequence ATGAAGCTTGGTTTTGTTAGTGCAATTTTAGATGGTTATAGCTTTGAAAAATTAATAGATACTGCTAGTGAACTTGGATACAGTTGCGTTGAAATGGCTTGCTGGCCAAAGGGTGGAGCAGAAAGAAGATATGCAGGGGTTAGCCATATAGATGTTGATGATTTAACTGATGAAAAAGCTAAGTATATTAATGATTATTGTAAGGAAAGAAATATTGAGATATCGTCACTTGCATTTTATCCAAATACCATAGGCAATAATATGGAAATGAGAAATGCTAATGTATCTCATCTATATAAAGTAATAGCAGCAAGTCGTAAACTTGGTGTGAATATGGTAACAACATTTATCGGTAGGGATCAAGAAAAATGTGTTGAAGAAAACATTAAATTGTTCAAAGAAGTTTGGATAGATATTATAGATTATGCAGAAGAAAAGGGTGTAAAGATAGCTATTGAAAACTGTCCTATGCTTTTTGATAATAATCAGTGGCCTGGCGGACAAAATCTATTTACGTCACCAAGGATTTGGAAAAAGTTATTTGAAATAGCCCCAAATAAAAACTTTGGAATAAACTATGATCCAAGTCATTTTATTTGGCAGATGATGGACTATATCAGCCCTATTTATGAATTTAAGGATAGAATCTTCCATGTTCATTTTAAGGATATAAAACTTTATCCAGAAAAGCTAAAGGAAGTTGGTATAATGGCTTATCCTCTTGATTATATGAGTCCAAAGCTTCCAGGCTTGGGAGATGTGGACTGGGGTGCATATGTATCAGCCCTTAATGATATTGGATATAGGGGTTATGCATGTGTGGAGGTGGAGGATAGAGCCTTTGAAGACAGTGAGGAAGGAATAATTGATAGTTTGAAGTTATCTAAGAGGTATTTGGAACAATTTATGATTTAG
- the speE gene encoding polyamine aminopropyltransferase, whose translation MKLWFDELYTENTKFSIKVDEHIYTERTPFQRIDFFKSYDYGMFFTLDGYMMVNEKDEFIYHDMITHVPMAVNPDIKRVLVIGGGDGGTVRELTRYETIESIDLVEIDERVVRLCQKYLPITSSKLEDERVKMHFEDGIRFISDKENVYDLIIVDSTDPIGPGEGLFTLDFYKNCHKALSENGILINQHESPYYERDAKEMKRAHKKLREIFEICKVYQYHMPTYASGHWLFGFASKSLDPIKDHKKDQWEALGLKTKYYNSNIHKGAFALPTYVIEMLNEK comes from the coding sequence ATGAAGTTATGGTTCGATGAATTATATACCGAAAACACAAAATTTTCCATAAAGGTAGATGAACATATATATACTGAAAGGACTCCATTTCAAAGAATAGACTTCTTTAAGTCCTACGATTATGGAATGTTTTTTACCTTAGATGGTTATATGATGGTTAATGAAAAAGATGAATTTATATATCACGATATGATAACACACGTGCCAATGGCAGTAAACCCAGACATTAAGAGAGTGCTAGTAATTGGTGGTGGAGATGGTGGTACAGTCAGAGAACTTACTCGCTATGAAACAATTGAATCCATTGACCTTGTAGAAATAGATGAAAGAGTAGTTAGACTTTGTCAGAAATATCTACCTATAACATCATCTAAGTTAGAAGATGAAAGAGTAAAGATGCACTTTGAAGATGGCATCAGATTTATATCAGATAAGGAAAATGTCTACGACTTAATTATAGTTGATTCCACTGATCCAATTGGACCTGGTGAAGGATTATTCACCCTAGATTTCTATAAAAACTGTCATAAAGCCTTAAGTGAAAATGGAATACTAATAAATCAGCATGAAAGCCCTTATTATGAAAGAGATGCTAAAGAAATGAAAAGAGCCCATAAAAAACTAAGGGAAATATTTGAAATATGTAAAGTCTATCAATACCATATGCCAACCTATGCATCAGGTCACTGGCTATTTGGATTTGCCAGTAAAAGCCTAGATCCTATTAAGGACCATAAAAAGGACCAATGGGAAGCCCTTGGTTTAAAAACTAAGTACTATAATTCCAATATACATAAAGGTGCCTTTGCCCTACCAACTTATGTAATAGAAATGTTAAATGAAAAATAA
- the speD gene encoding adenosylmethionine decarboxylase — protein sequence MDKLKLFGFNNLTKTLSFNIYDVCYAVTEEDKQRYIEYIDEQYNSARLTEILKRVTEIIGANLLNIAKQDYEPQGASVNFLITEEPLPEICVDSTCNRGDIITAPRNVLGHLDKSHISVHTYPEYHPNKGIMTFRVDIDVSTCGHISPLKALDLLIESFDSDIIICDYRVRGFTRDINGEKYFIDHKINTIQDFISKHNLDLYNSIDVNVYQEKIFHTKMILKDLKLDNYLLDIKEEDLSPEQREKILKKLKREMYEIYYGNNID from the coding sequence ATGGATAAATTAAAACTGTTTGGATTTAATAACTTAACTAAAACATTAAGCTTCAATATTTACGATGTATGCTATGCTGTAACCGAAGAAGATAAGCAAAGGTATATTGAATATATTGATGAACAATATAATTCTGCTAGATTAACAGAAATCTTAAAAAGGGTTACAGAAATAATAGGCGCGAACCTTTTAAACATTGCAAAACAAGACTATGAACCTCAAGGTGCAAGCGTGAATTTTCTTATTACAGAGGAACCATTACCTGAGATTTGTGTTGATTCTACATGTAATAGAGGAGATATAATAACAGCTCCAAGAAATGTTTTAGGACATCTTGATAAAAGTCATATATCAGTACACACATACCCAGAATATCATCCAAATAAGGGTATTATGACCTTTAGAGTAGATATAGATGTATCTACTTGTGGACATATTTCACCATTAAAAGCTCTAGACCTTCTAATAGAAAGCTTTGATTCAGATATAATAATTTGTGATTACAGAGTAAGAGGCTTTACAAGGGATATAAATGGTGAAAAATATTTTATTGATCATAAAATCAATACCATACAGGATTTTATTTCCAAACATAATTTAGATTTATATAATAGCATTGATGTAAATGTCTATCAGGAGAAAATCTTCCATACTAAGATGATATTAAAGGACTTAAAACTTGATAACTATTTACTGGATATTAAGGAAGAAGATTTATCTCCAGAACAAAGAGAAAAGATATTGAAAAAATTAAAAAGAGAAATGTACGAAATATACTATGGAAATAATATTGATTAA
- a CDS encoding MATE family efflux transporter, with product MKNELKTKYIFSKSNLISLIIPLIIEQFLAVAVGMADSIMVSSVGESAVSAVSLVDSINILLINVFAALATGGAVVAGQYIGENREDNAKKAGEQLIVFITLISIGIMTLMYVGKGFILNVVFGAIDQDVANYANSYLMIVFASIPFIAIYNGGAALFRSMGNSKVTMKTSFIMNAINVVGNAILIYGFRMGVEGVAIPTLLSRVVAALIIMILLRDPELVIHIDKYLSFKYDRKMVRNILRIGIPNGIENSMFQLGKIMLLSVVSTFGTAAITANAVANSVTQFQNLPGVAIGLSLVTVVSQCVGAKDYEQARYYTKLLHKYAYISLLCMNAIIFLVIGFILKAYNLSAETADITRKIIIFYGINGCLVWPLGFTLPNTLRAANDVRYAMTVSVASMWIVRIGLGVIFAKYMGLGVFGAWMGMICDWYVRSIFFVIRYRGNKWEKSKELSVSAG from the coding sequence TTGAAGAATGAGTTGAAAACAAAATATATATTTTCTAAAAGTAATCTTATTAGTTTAATTATCCCATTGATTATTGAGCAGTTTTTAGCGGTAGCAGTCGGCATGGCGGATTCCATAATGGTATCAAGTGTAGGTGAAAGTGCGGTATCAGCTGTTTCACTAGTGGATTCGATAAATATCCTACTTATTAATGTATTTGCTGCCTTAGCCACAGGTGGAGCAGTAGTTGCAGGTCAATATATTGGAGAGAATAGGGAAGACAATGCTAAAAAGGCAGGGGAACAGCTAATAGTATTCATAACACTGATTTCAATCGGGATTATGACGTTAATGTATGTAGGGAAAGGTTTTATTCTAAATGTAGTATTCGGTGCAATTGATCAGGATGTAGCAAATTATGCTAACTCTTATTTGATGATAGTATTTGCAAGCATTCCATTTATTGCAATCTATAATGGTGGAGCAGCATTGTTTAGATCAATGGGTAATTCTAAAGTAACTATGAAGACTTCATTTATTATGAATGCAATAAATGTAGTTGGAAATGCAATATTGATATATGGATTTAGAATGGGTGTTGAAGGAGTTGCTATTCCAACACTTTTATCAAGGGTCGTAGCAGCTTTAATAATCATGATATTGCTAAGGGATCCGGAATTGGTAATTCATATAGATAAATATCTTAGTTTTAAATATGATAGGAAGATGGTCCGTAATATTCTAAGGATAGGAATTCCAAATGGAATTGAAAATAGTATGTTTCAATTAGGGAAAATAATGCTTTTAAGTGTAGTATCGACCTTTGGTACTGCAGCTATAACAGCTAATGCGGTAGCTAATTCTGTTACTCAGTTTCAGAATCTACCAGGTGTGGCAATAGGGCTAAGCTTGGTAACGGTGGTAAGCCAGTGTGTTGGAGCTAAGGATTATGAGCAGGCGAGATATTATACAAAGTTGCTTCATAAATATGCATATATCTCATTACTTTGCATGAATGCTATTATCTTTCTGGTGATAGGGTTCATACTGAAGGCATATAATCTATCAGCTGAAACTGCAGATATAACAAGAAAGATAATAATATTTTATGGTATTAATGGGTGTTTAGTTTGGCCATTAGGATTCACATTACCTAATACTTTAAGGGCAGCAAATGATGTACGTTATGCAATGACAGTAAGCGTGGCTTCTATGTGGATTGTTAGAATAGGCCTTGGGGTTATTTTTGCAAAGTACATGGGTTTGGGAGTATTTGGAGCATGGATGGGAATGATATGTGACTGGTATGTAAGAAGTATTTTCTTTGTGATTCGATACAGAGGTAATAAGTGGGAAAAATCGAAAGAATTATCAGTATCTGCTGGATAA
- the galU gene encoding UTP--glucose-1-phosphate uridylyltransferase GalU gives MKVHKAIIPAAGLGTRFLPATKAQPKEMLPIVDKPTLQYIIEEAVKSGIEEILIITGRNKKSIEDHFDKSIELELELERAGKLELLEEVRQISDMVNIHYIRQKEPKGLGNAIYCAKSFIGNEPFAVLLGDDIVYSKEPCLKQMIEVYNQYKTTILGVQEVPAEDVNKYGIVDAKLIEDRIYKVKGLVEKPNVEDAPSNIAILGRYIINPDIFEILEHTQPGKNGEIQLTDGLKALAQKEAMYAYSFEGQRYDVGEKIGFLKATVEFALRREDLKDGFMEYLKAITK, from the coding sequence ATGAAAGTTCATAAGGCGATTATACCAGCTGCTGGATTAGGTACACGGTTTTTACCTGCCACTAAGGCACAACCAAAGGAAATGCTGCCGATCGTAGATAAACCAACATTACAATATATAATTGAAGAGGCTGTGAAATCAGGAATTGAGGAAATATTGATTATCACTGGTAGAAATAAAAAGAGTATTGAGGATCATTTTGATAAATCAATAGAGCTTGAGCTTGAGTTGGAAAGGGCAGGAAAGCTTGAATTATTAGAAGAAGTAAGACAAATTTCAGATATGGTTAATATTCATTATATAAGACAAAAAGAGCCTAAGGGACTGGGAAATGCAATTTATTGCGCAAAGAGTTTCATTGGTAATGAGCCATTTGCAGTATTACTAGGAGATGATATCGTATACTCAAAGGAACCATGCTTAAAACAGATGATTGAAGTCTATAATCAATATAAGACAACTATATTAGGTGTACAGGAAGTTCCTGCTGAGGACGTAAATAAATATGGTATAGTTGATGCCAAATTAATTGAGGATAGAATATATAAAGTGAAGGGTTTAGTGGAAAAACCAAATGTAGAGGATGCTCCATCTAATATTGCAATTCTCGGGAGATATATTATAAATCCAGATATTTTTGAAATACTTGAACATACTCAACCTGGAAAGAATGGTGAGATACAGCTTACTGATGGGCTTAAGGCATTAGCTCAAAAGGAAGCAATGTATGCTTATAGTTTTGAAGGGCAAAGATATGATGTTGGAGAGAAGATAGGATTTCTAAAGGCTACTGTTGAATTTGCACTTAGGCGTGAAGATTTAAAAGATGGATTTATGGAATACCTTAAGGCGATTACTAAATAA
- a CDS encoding DUF368 domain-containing protein — protein sequence MIIGIGAVAPGVSGGTFAVMLGVYDKLTAAIANVFHNFKRKVVVLFPLGLGIVAGVLSFSRIMQYLFEYHEASVKFLFIGLMVGTIPSVIKDANKKGFRNIYLIPCITAFLITVAFTILEDKVINVISENNPSLVALVIYGVIIGFGTIVPGVSSSFILMYIGAYENLLDGLVNLDPMVIMPVGMGFGLSILLFAKLIDFLFKKAYGLTYYTVLGFVLGSIISIFPKIEFGIQLIFGIVYCLIGFFLSFLLGQRDK from the coding sequence ATGATTATCGGAATAGGAGCTGTAGCTCCTGGTGTAAGTGGTGGAACCTTCGCTGTTATGTTAGGGGTATATGATAAACTGACTGCAGCTATAGCTAATGTATTTCATAATTTTAAGAGAAAAGTAGTTGTTTTATTTCCATTAGGCTTGGGAATAGTTGCTGGAGTATTATCCTTTAGCAGAATTATGCAATACTTATTTGAATACCATGAAGCTTCAGTAAAGTTTCTTTTTATCGGACTTATGGTTGGAACTATTCCTTCGGTTATAAAGGATGCAAATAAGAAAGGATTTAGGAATATATATTTAATTCCATGTATAACTGCCTTTTTAATTACTGTCGCTTTTACAATTCTTGAGGATAAAGTAATTAATGTTATATCGGAGAATAATCCAAGTTTAGTAGCACTTGTTATTTATGGTGTTATCATAGGATTTGGTACAATTGTGCCTGGGGTAAGTTCTTCTTTTATACTCATGTATATAGGAGCTTATGAAAACCTACTGGATGGATTGGTAAATTTGGACCCAATGGTCATTATGCCCGTAGGAATGGGATTTGGGCTAAGTATTTTGCTATTTGCTAAGCTCATAGATTTTCTATTTAAGAAGGCATATGGACTTACATATTATACAGTATTGGGTTTCGTATTAGGATCCATCATCTCAATATTCCCTAAGATAGAGTTTGGAATACAACTTATCTTTGGAATTGTTTATTGTTTAATAGGCTTCTTTCTATCATTCCTGCTTGGACAAAGGGATAAGTAA
- a CDS encoding bacteriohemerythrin produces the protein MIKWEDKYLLGIDIIDEQHKELFRIAGEAFDLLKNEFYLDKYDHVVKIIEELKDYAVYHFKTEEEYMFKNNYKKYFSHKIIHDEFLEEVKKINLDDMDENQDEYLLSIINFVVDWIVEHILGTDKLYVSEESPA, from the coding sequence ATGATTAAGTGGGAGGATAAATACCTATTAGGTATTGATATTATTGATGAACAGCATAAGGAATTATTTAGAATTGCAGGTGAAGCCTTTGACTTGCTTAAAAACGAATTTTATTTGGACAAGTACGACCATGTAGTAAAGATAATCGAAGAGTTAAAAGATTACGCCGTATACCATTTCAAAACAGAAGAGGAATACATGTTTAAGAACAATTACAAAAAATATTTCTCACATAAAATAATCCACGATGAATTTTTAGAAGAGGTTAAAAAGATAAATTTAGATGATATGGATGAAAATCAAGATGAGTACTTATTATCAATAATTAATTTTGTAGTCGATTGGATTGTAGAACACATATTAGGAACAGATAAATTATATGTATCAGAAGAAAGTCCTGCATAG